AATCGTCTGCCTTAAATGGACGGAGATCTTCAATGCCTTCACCCACGCCAATGTAGCGGATGGGGATCTCAAATTGGTCGGCAATGGCGAAGATAACGCCCCCTTTCGCAGTACCATCCAGTTTGGTCAGTGAAATACCCGTCAATCCTACCGCTTCATGGAATAGTTTAGCCTGACTTACTGCATTTTGGCCTGTGCTGGCATCCAGCGTCAGCATAATTTCATGAGGAGCCTCTTCGTCCAGTTTTTTCATCACTCGAACGATTTTTTTCAGCTCTTCCATCAAATGTGCTTTGTTCTGCAAGCGCCCTGCGGTATCGGCAATCAGGACATCAACCCCTTTGGCCTTGGCTGACTGGATGGCATCAAAAATCACTGAGGCGGGATCGGCGCCCGTATGTTGGGCAATCACCGGGATTTTGTTGCGTTCGCCCCAAACCTGTAATTGTTCTACTGCGGCTGCCCGGAAGGTATCCCCGGCGGCCAGCATGACGGATTTCCCCTGAGACTGGAATTGACGTGCCAATTTACCAATGGTGGTGGTTTTACCCACGCCATTCACGCCTACCATCAGAATGACATACGGTGATTTATTTTCGATCGCCAGCGGCTTATCCACTTTCGCCAAAATAGCCGACATCTCTTCTTTCAGTTTAGCGTAAAGCGCTTCCGCATCTTTCAACTCTTTGCGACTGGCGTGATCTGTCAGGCTGGTGATGATCTTACGGGTCGTTTCGACACCCACATCGGCAATCAGTAGATGCTCTTCCAGCTCTTCAAACAGATCATCATCAATTTTCTTGCCACGAAATAGCCCCAGAAAACCGGAGCCAAAATTTTGACGGGTTTTCATTAAGCTGCGTTTCAGACGGGCAAAGAACCCTTCTTTGGTTGGCCGCTCTTGTTCCTTAGGTAAGGTTACTTGTTCTGCCGCTTCCGCTAAACGCT
This genomic interval from Xenorhabdus doucetiae contains the following:
- the ftsY gene encoding signal recognition particle-docking protein FtsY, with product MAKEKKKGFFSWFGLGRQDKQQQEEQESVAAEAAARQAAEEAEQQRLAEEAARRAAEEAEQQRLAEAAARRAAEEAEQQRLAEEAARRAAEEAEQQRLAEAAARRAAEEAEQQRLAEEAARRAAEEAEQQRLAEEAARQAAEEAEQQRLAEAAARRAAEEAEQQRLAEAAARRAAEEVEQQRLAEAAARQAAEEAEQQRLAEAAEQVTLPKEQERPTKEGFFARLKRSLMKTRQNFGSGFLGLFRGKKIDDDLFEELEEHLLIADVGVETTRKIITSLTDHASRKELKDAEALYAKLKEEMSAILAKVDKPLAIENKSPYVILMVGVNGVGKTTTIGKLARQFQSQGKSVMLAAGDTFRAAAVEQLQVWGERNKIPVIAQHTGADPASVIFDAIQSAKAKGVDVLIADTAGRLQNKAHLMEELKKIVRVMKKLDEEAPHEIMLTLDASTGQNAVSQAKLFHEAVGLTGISLTKLDGTAKGGVIFAIADQFEIPIRYIGVGEGIEDLRPFKADDFIEALFARED